A window of Malania oleifera isolate guangnan ecotype guangnan chromosome 5, ASM2987363v1, whole genome shotgun sequence contains these coding sequences:
- the LOC131154868 gene encoding wax ester synthase/diacylglycerol acyltransferase 11-like, whose translation MGPPETDLRDEPLTPAGRLFLRPELDQVINCAIGVKRPFDVAAVRYEIAHSAMVTHPRFCSLLVRDRQGREHWRRTQVDVDRHLIVRDDPLDGDGEQAVNDYLADLAVSSPLCTDKPLWEVHLLRAHNCVVLRVHHALGDGVSLMALFLTCCRRADDPDRPPTVGLEGRRERRVGGRGSGLGAKLWAAVKVFWFSLVFVLEFIGRSLWVRDRRTVLRGGAGVELWPRKLATARFRLDDMKAVKKAIPNVTINDVLFGVISSGLSKYCDFRSPNALQEGLQITGVAMVNLRKQSGFQDMSNLMRQNSGSGWGNKFGMFLLPLYYNRGGANPLQCLKRAKAMLDLKKQSLEAQFSYRIGDFVMSCFGPKIASSLNYRILCNTTFTISNVVGPSEEILLTGSPVTFLRANSSSLPHAITMHMLSYAGRADMQILVAKDIIPEPQYLAACFEEALLEMKEAVTTAAAGAAKM comes from the exons ATGGGCCCGCCGGAAACCGACCTGAGGGACGAGCCCCTCACTCCCGCCGGCCGCCTCTTCCTCCGCCCGGAGCTAGACCAGGTCATCAACTGTGCCATCGGCGTCAAACGCCCCTTCGACGTCGCCGCCGTGCGCTACGAGATCGCTCACTCCGCCATGGTCACCCACCCCAGGTTCTGCAGCCTCCTCGTCCGCGACCGCCAGGGCCGGGAGCACTGGCGGAGAACCCAGGTGGACGTCGATCGCCACCTCATCGTCCGGGACGACCCCCTCGACGGCGACGGCGAGCAGGCGGTGAACGACTACCTCGCGGATCTGGCGGTTTCTTCCCCTCTCTGTACGGACAAGCCATTATGGGAAGTGCACCTTCTGAGGGCCCACAACTGCGTCGTTTTGAGGGTTCACCACGCGCTGGGAGATGGGGTTTCTCTGATGGCGCTCTTTCTGACTTGCTGCCGGAGGGCCGACGACCCGGATAGGCCGCCGACGGTGGGGTTGGAGGGCCGGCGGGAGCGGAGGGTCGGCGGGCGGGGGAGTGGGCTGGGGGCGAAATTGTGGGCGGCGGTGAAGGTGTTTTGGTTCAGTTTGGTGTTTGTTTTGGAGTTCATAGGGAGGAGTTTATGGGTGAGAGACCGGAGAACAGTGCTGCGAGGAGGCGCGGGGGTGGAGCTCTGGCCGAGGAAGCTGGCGACGGCGAGGTTCCGGCTGGATGACATGAAAGCCGTGAAGAAGGCAATTCCTAATGTG ACCATTAATGATGTTCTTTTTGGGGTTATTTCATCTGGGCTTTCAAAATACTGCGATTTCAGATCCCCCAACG CTCTGCAAGAGGGCCTCCAAATTACCGGGGTCGCAATGGTTAACTTGAGAAAACAATCAGGATTCCAG GATATGTCGAATTTAATGAGGCAGAATTCAGGATCAGGATGGGGCAACAAGTTTGGCATGTTCCTCCTACCTCTGTACTACAACAGGGGAGGTGCCAACCCCTTGCAGTGTCTCAAGAGAGCCAAGGCTATGCTTGACCTTAAGAAACAATCATTAGAGGCCCAATTCTCTTACAGAATTGGGGATTTTGTGATGTCGTGCTTCGGACCGAAG ATTGCTAGCTCGCTGAATTACAGGATTTTGTGTAACACGACGTTCACGATCTCAAACGTGGTCGGCCCATCCGAAGAAATTTTGCTGACAGGCAGCCCTGTCACATTCCTGAGGGCTAACTCCTCTAGCTTACCCCAT GCAATTACAATGCACATGTTGAGCTATGCAGGGAGAGCTGACATGCAGATTCTGGTGGCCAAAGACATCATCCCGGAGCCCCAATATCTCGCCGCGTGCTTTGAAGAGGCCTTGCTAGAAATGAAGGAAGCTGTCACCACCGCCGCCGCTGGCGCTGCCAAAAtgtag